The following coding sequences lie in one Paenibacillus durus ATCC 35681 genomic window:
- the bshA gene encoding N-acetyl-alpha-D-glucosaminyl L-malate synthase BshA has product MDRLLKIGITCYPSLGGSGVVATELGKLLAEKGHEVHFITHSIPFRLGTFQKNIFYHEVEVNDYYVFRYPPYDLALATKMAQVAKMQKLDLLHVHYAVPHAVCAFLAKQMVGGQVKVVTTLHGTDITVLGQDESLKDLIRLGINESDAVTAVSQDLINETRRALDITNEIDLTYNFVDMRVYYPRDVSDLRGDYASPNEKILMHISNFRPVKRVGDVVDIFDRVAKEIPARLLLVGEGPELPKIQAKVAEMGIEDKVRFLGKQDEIAQVISLADVLLLPSEKESFGLVALEAMACGVPTIGSQAGGIPELVLHGETGFLAPIGDTAAMAEYAVQLLTDEELARRFRKACLGRAREDFCKDAITDQYESIYYRVLDRKVTNAVR; this is encoded by the coding sequence ATGGACCGGTTGTTGAAAATAGGCATTACCTGTTATCCGTCTCTCGGCGGTTCCGGTGTGGTAGCCACGGAACTTGGGAAGCTGCTGGCTGAAAAGGGCCATGAGGTTCATTTTATTACTCACAGCATTCCGTTCCGTCTGGGGACGTTTCAGAAAAATATATTCTATCACGAGGTCGAAGTTAACGACTACTACGTGTTCCGGTATCCGCCCTATGATCTGGCCCTGGCGACAAAAATGGCCCAGGTAGCCAAGATGCAGAAGCTGGATCTGCTTCATGTCCATTATGCGGTTCCGCATGCCGTCTGCGCCTTTTTGGCCAAGCAAATGGTGGGCGGGCAGGTCAAAGTGGTAACGACGCTTCACGGGACGGATATAACGGTGCTGGGCCAGGACGAATCGCTGAAGGATCTAATCCGGCTTGGCATCAATGAAAGCGACGCGGTAACGGCGGTGTCCCAGGACCTTATCAATGAGACTCGCCGAGCGCTTGATATTACGAACGAGATCGATCTGACCTACAATTTTGTGGACATGCGGGTCTATTACCCGAGAGACGTTTCCGACCTGAGAGGAGATTATGCGTCTCCAAATGAAAAAATTTTAATGCATATTTCCAATTTCAGGCCGGTCAAGCGAGTTGGGGATGTGGTGGATATTTTTGATAGAGTCGCCAAGGAAATTCCTGCCCGTCTTCTGCTTGTCGGAGAGGGGCCGGAGCTTCCAAAGATCCAAGCCAAGGTCGCTGAAATGGGTATAGAGGACAAGGTGCGGTTTCTCGGCAAGCAGGATGAAATCGCCCAGGTGATTTCGCTTGCGGATGTGCTGCTGCTTCCTTCGGAGAAAGAGAGCTTCGGGCTTGTAGCCCTGGAAGCGATGGCCTGCGGCGTGCCGACGATCGGCTCGCAGGCGGGGGGAATACCCGAACTGGTGCTGCATGGCGAGACCGGATTTCTGGCCCCGATCGGCGATACGGCAGCCATGGCGGAATACGCTGTCCAGCTATTGACGGACGAGGAACTTGCGCGCAGGTTCCGCAAGGCCTGCCTGGGGCGTGCAAGAGAGGATTTCTGTAAGGATGCCATTACCGATCAATACGAAAGTATCTATTACCGCGTGCTGGACCGCAAGGTTACGAACGCGGTCCGATAA
- a CDS encoding CCA tRNA nucleotidyltransferase, which translates to MNWKMADPVMAEAAGRIIIRLNDAGHEAYWVGGCIRDELLGRPVHDMDITTSARPESVMSLFPRCVPTGLQHGTVTVLEDDFPFEVTTYRTESGYADHRRPETVTFVMDVKEDLRRRDFTINAICLGLDGRLIDPFGGAEDLRRQLIRCVGKAEDRFDEDALRMLRCVRFASTLAFRIAKNTWRGLLRRRDGLAHIAVERVYAELTRIVEGPRPLTGLAMLARSGLLARGKAPFPWTGEDLAAAAAGLTGIGELESARLRWALLLHALGVTADMADGLMRAWTFPGATRRGVAQVLRVREAWTAAAAEAGPGGGPADFRRRFIAAVLAFGAEAAEGWLALLAAMPCGGPCAGLVPSARRWLDEMPVRGLAGLAVTGGDLASALDRRPGPWLGELLQALLLEAASGVVPNDRTALINKAKRMNCHEQ; encoded by the coding sequence ATGAATTGGAAAATGGCCGATCCCGTGATGGCCGAAGCCGCCGGACGAATCATTATTCGTCTGAACGATGCCGGGCATGAAGCCTATTGGGTAGGCGGCTGTATTCGGGACGAGCTGCTCGGACGGCCCGTTCACGATATGGATATCACCACCTCCGCGAGGCCAGAGAGTGTCATGTCGCTCTTTCCAAGATGCGTGCCTACAGGCTTGCAGCATGGAACGGTTACGGTGCTGGAGGACGATTTCCCGTTTGAAGTGACAACCTACCGGACCGAGAGCGGCTATGCTGATCACCGGCGGCCGGAGACGGTTACTTTTGTCATGGATGTCAAGGAGGATCTTCGCCGCCGGGACTTTACGATCAATGCGATCTGTCTTGGTCTTGACGGAAGATTGATCGATCCGTTCGGCGGTGCGGAGGACCTGCGCCGCCAGCTGATCCGCTGCGTCGGCAAGGCGGAGGACCGCTTTGACGAGGACGCGCTTCGCATGCTCCGCTGCGTGCGCTTCGCGTCCACTCTGGCCTTTCGCATCGCGAAGAACACGTGGCGCGGCTTGCTGCGCCGCCGGGACGGCCTGGCGCATATCGCCGTGGAGCGCGTCTATGCGGAGCTGACGCGCATCGTGGAAGGCCCCCGGCCCCTGACGGGCCTTGCGATGCTGGCGCGCAGCGGGCTGCTCGCGCGCGGCAAGGCCCCGTTCCCCTGGACCGGAGAAGACCTGGCGGCCGCGGCCGCAGGTCTTACCGGCATCGGGGAACTGGAGAGCGCCCGCCTGCGGTGGGCGCTACTGCTCCATGCCCTGGGGGTGACGGCCGATATGGCCGACGGCTTGATGCGGGCATGGACGTTCCCGGGGGCGACGCGGCGCGGCGTCGCCCAGGTGCTGCGGGTCCGCGAGGCGTGGACCGCAGCGGCGGCGGAGGCGGGGCCAGGAGGCGGCCCCGCAGACTTCCGGCGGCGGTTCATCGCCGCCGTGCTGGCCTTCGGCGCGGAAGCCGCCGAAGGGTGGCTGGCGCTGCTGGCCGCCATGCCGTGCGGTGGCCCGTGCGCCGGGCTTGTACCGTCCGCCCGGCGGTGGCTGGACGAAATGCCCGTGCGCGGGCTGGCCGGGCTGGCGGTGACAGGCGGCGATTTAGCGTCCGCCCTGGACCGCCGCCCGGGGCCTTGGCTGGGAGAGCTGCTTCAGGCTCTGCTGCTGGAAGCGGCGTCCGGCGTCGTGCCTAATGACAGGACAGCCTTAATTAACAAAGCGAAAAGGATGAATTGCCATGAGCAATGA
- a CDS encoding biotin--[acetyl-CoA-carboxylase] ligase yields MSNDKLTAAAAGAELLRDTKWAGRLRRLDSVVSTQEEAKLLAEKGAPEGTAVMAEEQTGGRGTRGRRWHSPKGKGVWMSVVLRPEIPLQSTPQLTLLAGVAVCSAIRKYTGIEAGIKWPNDLLARGRKLCGILIESNAGPGGLQYAIAGIGISANLSEEDYPVELHDIATSLLIEGGMPVDREQLAAEVLRELEYHYRLYIEQGLKPIARLWEEQSVTLGRRIGLRTPQGWLEGTAVGLGEDGGLLLREDNGSVTSVSSGEITLI; encoded by the coding sequence ATGAGCAATGATAAACTAACGGCCGCCGCTGCCGGAGCGGAATTACTTCGGGATACGAAATGGGCCGGAAGGTTGCGGCGCCTGGATTCCGTCGTATCTACCCAGGAGGAGGCCAAGCTGCTTGCGGAGAAAGGCGCTCCGGAAGGGACTGCCGTCATGGCCGAGGAACAGACAGGCGGACGGGGAACAAGGGGCCGGAGATGGCATTCCCCGAAGGGCAAGGGCGTCTGGATGAGCGTTGTTTTGCGCCCGGAGATACCCCTGCAATCGACGCCCCAACTGACACTACTTGCAGGCGTAGCTGTCTGCTCCGCCATCCGTAAGTATACCGGTATCGAAGCAGGCATCAAATGGCCGAACGATCTTCTGGCCCGGGGCAGAAAGCTGTGCGGCATTTTGATAGAATCGAACGCCGGACCGGGAGGTCTGCAGTATGCAATCGCCGGGATCGGCATCAGCGCCAATCTGTCGGAGGAAGACTATCCGGTTGAGCTTCACGATATTGCGACATCGCTGCTGATTGAGGGCGGCATGCCTGTTGACCGCGAGCAATTGGCTGCAGAGGTGCTGCGGGAGCTGGAATACCATTATAGACTATACATAGAGCAAGGCCTGAAACCGATCGCCAGATTGTGGGAGGAGCAGTCGGTTACCCTTGGCAGAAGGATTGGGCTGAGGACGCCCCAGGGCTGGCTGGAAGGGACGGCTGTAGGACTCGGCGAGGACGGCGGACTGCTGCTTCGGGAGGACAATGGGTCGGTGACGAGTGTAAGTTCGGGCGAAATCACGCTAATATGA